One window of the Vicia villosa cultivar HV-30 ecotype Madison, WI unplaced genomic scaffold, Vvil1.0 ctg.002727F_1_1, whole genome shotgun sequence genome contains the following:
- the LOC131639656 gene encoding uncharacterized protein LOC131639656 produces MPQKGILEVEVFDVWGIDFMGPFPSSFEVEHKAYWAIKTLNTNYTAASKKRILDIHELEELRLDAYENARIYIERTKKWHDKRIAKREFNEGDVVLLFNSRLKLFPGKLRSRWSGPFEVIKVLKSGAVEIRGKSNETFFVNGQRLKHYHSVENKEFDTSYKLE; encoded by the exons ATGCCACAAAAAGGAATCTTAGAAGTAGAAGTCTTTGACGTATGGGGGATAGATTTCATGGGACCCTTTCCATCTTCTTTTG AAGTAGAGCATAAGGCTTATTGGGCCATAAAGACCCTAAATACAAACTACACAGCAGCAAGCAAGAAGAGAATTTTGGATATCCATGAACTAGAGGAATTAAGACTTGACGCATATGAAAATGCCCGAATTTATATAGAAAGAACCAAAAAGTGGCATGATAAAAGGATAGCAAAGAGAGAGTTCAATGAAGGAGATGTAGTTCTTCTCTTTAATTCTCGACTTAAGCTATTTCCAGGAAAGTTGCGTTCTAGATGGTCTGGTCCTTTTGAGGTTATTAAAGTTCTAAAAAGTGGAGCGGTAGAAATTAGAGGAAAGTCGAATGAAACATTCTTTGTGAACGGGCAGCGACTCAAGCATTACCACTCAGTAGAGAACAAAGAGTTTGACACTAGTTACAAGTTAGAATAG
- the LOC131639655 gene encoding uncharacterized protein LOC131639655, giving the protein MSSKLDAMATHNMLETQISQVAQQQATIAALVGTFPGQAQPNPKGHANVITLRSGTELDEPIDPRLQNLSMYQNSGKGTEKINEPKINDKNDKSEEATEKETPYVPLPLYKPPIPFPQRLAESKNEGQFKKFIKLLKHLNITIPFTEVITQIPSYAKFLKEILSNKKKLEENGTVMLTAECSAILQNNMPPKLKDPGSFSIPSVIEKFVIDNGLCDLFASVSLMPLSTCKKLNLGELRPTKMSLKLMDRSVKHLIGMLENVPVRVGQFYIPTDFVIMDIKEDWNIPITLGRPFLATSGAIIDVKKGKLTFEVSEEKVEFILAQFLKAPGIDDSCCLLDVIDEYIKEMEMQPSEYIDALKIPSPPIFEDDNWKEPFVDDSLRECQALRPDPMPFPKKPSIT; this is encoded by the coding sequence ATGTCAAGTAAGCTTGATGCTATGGCTACCCACAacatgttagaaactcaaatttctCAAGTAGCCCAACAACAAGCAACTATAGCAGCCCTCGTTGGAACTTTTCCTGGCCAAGCACAACCAAACCCAAAAGGTCATGCTAATGTTATTACTTTACGAAGCGGAACAGAGTTAGATGAACCAATTGACCCGAGACTCCAAAATCTGTCCATGTATCAAAATTCTGGAAAAGGAACCGAAAAGATAAACGAGCCAAAGATTAATGATAAAAATGACAAAAGCGAAGAGGCCACAGAGAAAGAAACACCTTACGTGCCTCTGCCACTATACAAGCCACCTATACCTTTTCCTCAAAGACTAGCTGAATCCAAAAATGAAGGACAATTCAAGAAATTCATAAAACTTCTGAAACAtctaaacataaccataccattcacagaagttATCACGCAAATTCCTTCATATGCCAAATTTCTTAAAGAAATTCTATCCAATAAGAAAAAGTTAGAAGAAAATGGAACTGTTATGCTCACTGCTGAGTGTAGCGCTATActtcaaaataacatgcctcctaaACTAAAAGATCCAGGTAGTTTTTCCATACCCAGTGTAATCGAAAAGTTTGTCATAGATAATGGTCTATGCGATTTATTTGCCAGTGTTAGTTTAATGCCGCTATCCACATGTAAGAAACTCAATTTAGGCGAACTGCGACCAACAAAAATGTCTTTAAAACTAATGGACCGTTCTGTTAAACATCTGATAGGTATGCTAGAGAATGTACCCGTTCGTGTTGGTCAGTTCTACATTCCTACTGATTTTGTCATAATGGACATTAAAGAAGATTGGAATATACCCATCactttaggaagaccatttttagcaacaTCCGGAGCCATTATTGATGTTAAGAAAGGAAAGCTAACTTTTGAAGTTAGTGAAGAAAAAGTTGAGTTTATTTTAGCCCAATTTCTAAAAGCTCCGGGTATAGATGATTCATGTTGTTTACTAGATGTTATAGACGAATACATAAAAGAAATGGAGATGCAACCATCAGAGTACATTGATGCACTCAAGATTCCATCACCTCCAATATTCGAAGATGATAATTGGAAAGAACCATTCGTAGATGACAGTCTTAGAGAATGTCAAGCATTAAGACCAGATCCAATGCCTTTCCCGAAGAAACCTTCTATAACTTAA